CCGACAGAGCTCCGAAAGTTTCACGAGAGATTCACCGGTTTGATGTCGACACAAACCTGCGCGATCGACGACATTGCCCAGGTGACTCACCTGAAAGATACAGGAAGTGAAATTCCACGACCGAGATGCCACTCCCTTCAACCTGTTATATGACTCGGGCAAAACAAGGACAGagctttgtgtgcgtgtgtaaaGCATCGAGATATGTACAATACTGAAATGGTTTCATATTGTGACAGGGGATATGGCTCGAGACTAAGCTGCTTTCATCCACCTTTAATTCTCCTTCGTCTTTTTCACTGACACAATATCTGAATATATAGACCagagtctgtgtttctgtggtaTCAGTTTACAAACCCTGGTTttgataaatgaattattaaggtgtgtgtgtgtgtgtgtgtgtgtgtgtgtgtgtgtgtgcttttttattCATCAGCTCAAAAGAAGTTATTATAACAAGATTAACTTCTTATTGTGTCCTAGTTGTGgtagttttttccattttttgtgCTCCTAAAACTGGGATAACAACAACAGGTCACACCGCTAGAGGACAATGGATATCATTTATGCAAAAGACAGGTCAGAATCAGCTTTACTGGTCAAGTAAACACACGGTAATGAGGCTACAGTTCTCAATGTGATCTCAGTCTTACACAATTTACAGGATGATGGAAATCGACATACAGCTACATAATATAATGTTACCTATACCCTTATGGGCttgctaaatataaatataatgccattatgtttaatttaaaaggcAAAGCAAATTGTAAGTTCCTGATATAGAGTAAGGATGTCTTTATATCATCacttctttaaatatttataggtaatattgtatttaaatagCACTTTCCAAGCAAGGAACTGTATCATCCAAACAAATTCACAGGGTTTAATCCAGAAGGTGGCAGTATGATCACATCTACAGCTCTGGGATCAGCTGCAGGTGGGCagtgtattgtttttttccccctctcaaGGGCttgtaaaacatgtattttgGCTTCTTTCTCACATAGAGTATCAAATCAACATGACTTCTCATTTAAACTAACAGGATCAGTGATACTGAGATGAGTCATGTGATGAGTCATCCAATTAAAGTATGTAATGAGTCACGAAGCTACCCTTGAAGTCATCAAGGACTAGGTGAAGAGGAAGTGGTCACTCACATTATGCAACATGGATTTAGGGATTTAGACTGAATCATGTTTCCAGCCAGAGGCTAATTTGGGAAAACCAAAGAATCTTTCCACAAACACTACAGCTTCCTGACAATGCGATGTTACATCCTCGTCCAACAGTGAAGATGAAACAGTAGAGGTCAAGCTCATTTACTGCCTCcacttttccttttctcccACAGAAGACGTCACCTGGCCGAGTCCGAGGTGAGAAGGCCTTACACAGGTCTATGGTCaacctcccttttttttttttttttgacaaccCAGCAGCGCAGAACCGAGCAGCATAAGACGAGATGAATGAATTTGTTTGCCTGGAAAGGTGAGCTGCTGGGGGTACTCAATAATTCAGTATTTGTAACAGACGGTGCATCAGTGGGTGAACACGCGCAGCTATGGCTGATTGATAGTCtctgccaaaacaaaaaactgaaccCCATTATTCATATCGTAATAGGATCTGTggaaactctgcagctctgttgtctctgttgtctcAACTGTAATAATTTGGCACCGGGAGGTACAACTTTGAATTTTTGACCTTGGGTTATTTGCCACTGTTGATATTTGACTTCACAAACATTGATAGTTTCTAGacttttgtttgacatttgacttCTAAACAGCCATAAACAGTTCTCCCATATTCATCCATTATTGATGGGTGCGTAACTGAGGATGCCAATTTGACTTCAAGGCTTATTAAACGTACACCTGATAATGCCTGTTATAAAGGACAAGGCAGCTATCACACTAGAGGAACCCTGGCTCACCTGTCAGGGGGACCCAGCTATTGTTGGACGTGTTTGTGAACACAAGAGCCCTTAGCGTGTCAAACCCTTTCAACTTTGTGAGCAGATGAATACTTTGGTATATATTTACTTTTGCTGAGTAAATATTAGGAATATGTGGGTTGGTATGCAGATGTTTCTGACAAATCATATGATCATagagaaaagaataaaagtacatttcaatAATGTCaacaagacacatttttcaGGCAGAGTAATATTCCTAACTTAAGTGCTGTGGTTTCCTTCTCaacctttctcctctttttttatcaCTGCAATTGACCTATGATTTGCCTCCTGCTATAACATAGAGGAAGAGagcaaaaagcaaacacacaccctaTAAGgtacatgtgcacatacacacacacacacacacacacacacacacatgcacagagccATATCTCATTACTATCCTCCTGATAGTGCAGCCAGTGGGTGTtgcaagaggaggagggaaggagagcaagacagtgagctttagagagagagagagagcgagagagaggacgaggacAGGCAGAGAACCAGAGCTAGTGTTATAGAGAGAGAGCACGAACACTCAACAAGATAATAGGAGATACGCGTGGGAACAGTAGCCCACAGGAAAGGCAAAGATAGAGACAGAGCAGGGGAGCCGGTGTGCAAAACGTACGTGTCATAGCCTGtgggtctgtctgtgtgagtgtgtgagtgtgtgtgtgcgtgagaaagctcagtgtgtttccacGGTTCTCCTGAGGCCGTGGCAGCCATGGCGTCAGAGCCAAGCACCCAGTCCAGGGTGATGTTCCAGGCAGCGGACAAAACAGAGGAGCCGGCGCACCGCAAGCTGGGCAAGCTGACAGTCAAATACAACCGCAAGGATCTGCAGAGGAGGTTGGACATTGAGGAGTGGATCGACGGGCAGCTGCACCTGCTGTTTGACTGTGAGGTAGGGTAGGGCTggatcacacagacacacacacagacacacactgaagaggaggaggaggaggtgaagggaaGGAGCAAGGAAGGAACTGCACTGCTCGTAGGTGCTTGCGGTGGGCTATCCATCATGTGTGAGAGATTACAGCGACCTAAAAGAGAAGTGGGTGGGTGGGAGGCAAGTAGCTTTTGCTCCACGGCTGCAATTTTTGGCAAACAAGCCCTCATGTGTCATCAACCTGACTGCAGTATCagctgtgtgcagtgtgcacCATGGTGTTCTACCATAGTGATAAGATTATCTTTCCATGAAACAATGTCCTTAAGTCATTAGGAAGCGTTTGTGAGCATGTTGCAGTTCACTTTAAGGAtatggcttcatttcacaattCACAAGTTGGTTTGACACAAGGAAGTTAAGTAGCTTAGATTCACTTACATGGGAAGCAAACAATATTATCCGGTAACTCTGTGATAAAGTAATAAAGAAATGCCAGAGTGATAAAAATTATGGACTGAGATAGAGAGCATTTATGTCCTGCTGTTATGGTGACACCCAGGACATTATGTCATCATTTTGTCGTCTGCGTGTATGTGTCCTGCCCCTCAATACACTCTTAACTATTTAAGGTATAAAATTCATCTTCCTCAATCCCCTTTGTAAATCCCTCTATCCAGATATGTAGTTTATATCAACACCGTGTATGTGTTATGAAAAACAAGATGAGGTATAATCACTATTTCCATGTTGTGCCTAATTAATGTCCTTGTTGCAtagatttaatgtttaatatgtcCTGGGGATTATGTCGAGACATCaaccagctcacacacacacacacacaaacagcatccTTCATAACGCTACTCCTGTACTGTGGGATACAATCCAATTATGTCAGAGGCTCCATATTGATTTGCTTGGCATTCTCTGAGGggaaaccatggcaacagatgTCTCATCGCCCACATGAGGCAGCATGGCACAGTAGAATTAGGGGTGTCTGTTTAGGAGCATGAGCTTCCTAATGACGATGCAGATCAGATGACAACACCGCCTCCGTTTCATGCCggagaagacagagacaaactgttTCTCGTTTAATCCTCGAACCACACGGAGACCCTTGGCTGCAGACGGCCTGTAGCCACCTCTCTGTCTGGCATCCCCTTACACTGCCAGGGAGCCCTTTGCAATATGGCATGTAGCGATGCTGCAGAATATGAGCATGCACCAGTCAGACGCGGATGTTCTTTACAGTAAATCTAGCTGTAGACAAGCATCCTCAATTATGTGTGCTCATATTTTTCTACCTTCTCAGTAGAAGGGGTTAATGCTGGTTGGTTAAATGTGAAACACTTAGCTGAGTGCTACAAGTATTGTGCTACtatcacatttcatttcttttatgaGCTTATATTCCGCTCACATCCCGAGCCTTCCCCCCTGTGGTAATATATGATAATATGCTTGTAAGGCTGAGGGCGGAATAAATCACATTAGTTGAAACCAGAACATGTGGATAACAAACACTGATCTGGAGTCTTTCTCTTGTACTCTTTTGATCTTGTCCcagaaacataaaattatttcacatttacagcACTTGGGTTTTCATATTCTGGTCCTAACATAATATGCAGGTTCATGTTGAACTCTCGGTGTgcttgatgagatgatgagagaTATCAATAAGtctaaaaatgtctttgatTAGTGCCTGACATTATGAATTGAAGCTGATGTTCCTCTTCTGTATAATTATGTTCAGAATAGtctgaatatgaaaatgaaggCCTTACTTTCTAGTCAGGAGGGACAGAATATTTGCATTAGCAACTTGTCCGGAATTAGTCGTGGCTTGTCCACGTGCACTGGCCTGTGTAATGAATTTTGCATGGGCTCAGGGGAAGGTTACTCTGTTGGTTCTCAGAGTCTTCCTCGTGGAAGCATTTACCATCAGTCCCCTGTGTCACCACCTGAATTATTTAGCTGCATTTCTAATTCATACAAGCGCTGCCTTGGTCTGGAGTGGCCACCTTACGTTGCAAACTTCACACCTTCTGAGAAAAGATCAACTAAAACAAAGTTGTAAAAAACAGCTTTCAGAGAGACTAGATAGCCACGTCTAGGCTTGCATAGTAACCCAGAAACCCGATTCTTCCACTGACACAAGGTTAACTCGCCCAAGACTTTACATATTGTTTTCATGAGTTTTAATTCTCAAATTGGCGCTCTCGTATATAGCAGGATCTTGGACTTTGCTCTTTGCTTGcccttttttaactttaactaactCTTTAACTGTGTCATGACTCAGTTAAGTTAATGAATATTTCGACCTGTGCCAGCTCGTGCCTCTGACAGGAAAAAGGAAGGGTCTGATAAGTTAAACATACGATGGCATGTTCTCAAAACAGCTGAACTTCCTGGGCATGGTTTCCTCTACATTATAATAGCAAACACATGATGTGTGTTATGGAACCACACTGTGTTTGATGCTGAGGTTTTGATGCAATGTTTATATCGATATCATCACCTAAGTCTTACATGTAaagtgtaacaaaaacatttaaaggaatagttccacattttgggaaatacactctACACGCTATCTGACTGTTTAATATCCAGCAgcaggttagcttagcttagcataaagagcAGTAACAGGGGTAGTTTGGCTCAGTGAGATTTGTCTACTGgcatctctaaagctcactaattaacatgtgaTTCATTAGGAGTTTCCCTTTTTCAGTTTTGATGCTAAGCAAAGCTAAGTGGCTGCTGGGTGTAGCTTTATAGCATTGTATCATGCTTATATTATGTAGCATTTATAGTGTACAGatatagtgtgtatatgtatatttcccaaaatgtcaaaacattgcTTTAAATACAGGTGCATGCTTTAAATTACAGACTAAAAGCCGAACATGTTTCTAGCTATCTGACAACACCATCATGTTGAAAAGGGGTTAAACAGATCAACAAACCAAATAAAGAAGCCAACCCAGTACAACAAAACAGATCACTGACtcagaaaattaaaaagcaTTCGTCTTCCATGGGTCTTGAATGTCTGCTGCAGATTTTATGGTCAGATATCTTTTAATCAGCAAAAGTTGATACATTGACCTGAAGGTGGGGCTGCAGGGAATAACGTTATATAATGACCAAAACATCGATTGGGAACCTGGAGTGTTGGGAGCACTGGGAGCATGAGTGTGTACAGTAAACACTGTGGTAATCTGTCAGTTGtaatttaaaattgtattttaagGTCAGTGGGTCACCACAATCACTACAGTTAATCTTCTTTTGAGCTTAAATGCACCTAAATGCAATGAGTGAATATTATGGTAAcctgctcagtgtgttttctattaTTTGGTCCTGAAGGTCGATACTTCATTGCCCATGAATGTCCAGTATACCCTTTATTTTCAATATACCTTGCAATGTTCAAGGGCAGATTCTGACCTGAGGGTTGTCCTAGATGACAGGTCAGGGGGTCACCAGAATCATTAGGAACTATTCACTGGGGTCATGAATATCAATACTCCATTTCATGACAATCTTGCTGTTAGTTCACAAATCTACCTCTGGTCGAAAGTGTTGCATGGGCTGACTGATCAATCCCTCATCTTTAGGGCAATTTTATGAAACTTAATTTATATAGCACAACTACagtcaacataaataaaatatgtaataaaaaagagtaaaaacatttaaatgatcatGCTGCTCCCCCGACAGGGAAAAAGCAGGTCATCTCATCATACTGCTGCAACCTTCCTGATTCAGATTATAAATTCTAATGGAGGTCGTCATATCTCTACAAAATCCAGCTACTATTTGGACTGCATTCCTCTGAGAACCACTTTGATATTCATGAATTCCAGTATTAGTGCCAACATTCATTTTAGCTTCAGTCTATTGCTTTTAACTTCAAAAAGTGCTGCTCAGACATTTCTGCCTGGGGGCCTCATTAAAATGCAATTTTCCTCTGACAATGAGGGTAACTTTCACCAAGCTGAAAATGCGACCGCGTTCCAACACGAAACACTGAAAAGTTACTGGAGGGGTCATCGTATTTCTTCATGCACATGTTCCTCTCATTGATATTCAGTGGTGCTCTATATGGTCCTGCAGTCACATGCAGACAGCAGGCGGGGTTAAGCTCAATAAGTATATCCCTGTTCATACTCATCACTAATGTAGAAGTaggtttcattttcacattcatcCTTAGATAGCCATTTAAAGTTACATGCAATTAatgataatttattaataatccTTGTTCACAAAATCAGCCAAACATCATTGTATATTCCAGTCTATTATAAGATATTTGGTTATTCCCAAAAGTTATAGTTGGATGTCAGCAGACATCTTCGAAATAGCAATCTTTATATAGCTAAAGCTGcatcttaaaaaataattattgtatGAGTAGTAACTGGTTAAACAGGGTGataattaaaagaaacagtttcaaacagttttcaagttttttaCCTCAGCAATTGAcgcacaaagaaacaaactgaaaagcacaaacacaaccacCCACAGCCGAGCTGGTAAAGCAAAGCCCACGCAGCACAGAAATATACAGCACGGACACAGCCCTGCATGTGTCCTGCAGACATCAGCAGAATCACATGGGGTCCAAATTGGCAGCATGTATCAATTAGAGGGGGCACAGGGGACTCGGAAGGTGGGCCCATCTATTCCGCCACTCAGCACTTCCACATTGATTAGCTCTCTCTTCGTCCAGAAAGCTATGCGAGCACCATCCTCACCAGCCATGAAAACTCCCCAACCAGAAAATATTCCTCTCAAAAAGTGCCCCCACTTGTCAGATATGAGTGTACACCTGCTGACTCTAGATATCTTAGTGCTCAGGATTTCTCCAGTGAGCACTGTTCATTCCCTCTGGAAATGTAGTTCAAATGTGTGGATAACAGCTTGTGATATGAATTGATTACTTTGCCATATTTGCTTTGTATAACCCTTTTTTACAATCTTTAAATGAGGTTGGCATTAATCTTTTAGTGATTTAGTTAAGGCTAACCTCCTTAGAAAAGGGGGTTTGTATTGATTTAGTAACACCTACAGTTCATATACAGTTAATGCAGCCCACATATATATAATGTGGGACATCCTAGCCGAGATGAATATATTCTTTAGGAAACATTTCAACTGGAAATAATCTCTCAGTAATGGCTGAGCTAAATGCTGGCTGGGTAAACCATCCATGAAATCTGATGATGGCATGTGGCAAGCGTGGCCTCCTGGAGCCTTTTTGCCTTCATGCCTCGGTGCTCTTCAGCTCTGCCTATGTGCACAGCGCATCATCAATCACATAATTGTTATGAGAAATtataaaggaagaaaaaacagtttttattcttatttcaaCAATACAGACAACACTATTAACTCAGGTGGTTGACTACTAATAAAAGTACAGCGTCAACTCTTGAAAACCTGATCCAACAGCTTACACACTACAGTGCAAGGATTTCATTACTGTGCTGCAATGAAACCCCTGCCATGTTGCATCACATCCTGGATCCTATCTTACACTCCTTCTTTGTCTTCTGAATGACTCTGCTCAGTGGTGTGGACAGTCTTACCACTGTGAGTGAAAGGATGACAAGGAACTGACATTATACAAGAGATTTTGTAGCCTGCAGAAAGACAAGTGTGGGCAGTGTAGTAATAGGGGAATATTAACCATAgaccttttgtttttcactgcttCTACAGGAGGAAGAGATACCAGAGTTAGAGATTGACATAGATGAGCTCCTGGAGCTGACAGACGAGGGGCAGAGAACCCGGCTGCAGGTAAGATTAAGTTAACtctttttcagacattttatttgtacatttttagcCACTGTTCAGATTGCATCTCaagttatttatatattaatatgaaaCTGCAAAACTGCAGTTCTCCAAGCTGTCCAACATTCAGGCCAAAGAATATGAACCCTTGAACACTTTTGTTTGACACCTGAGTACATAGCTAACTATTTGCAATGTGGGGTAATAGCTTAACAAGTATGTGACCTCTGTTGGAATCTAGTGTTGCAATGTTTGTAGTGAAAAAGCAATG
This DNA window, taken from Larimichthys crocea isolate SSNF chromosome XXIV, L_crocea_2.0, whole genome shotgun sequence, encodes the following:
- the ppp1r14d gene encoding protein phosphatase 1 regulatory subunit 14B, which gives rise to MASEPSTQSRVMFQAADKTEEPAHRKLGKLTVKYNRKDLQRRLDIEEWIDGQLHLLFDCEEEEIPELEIDIDELLELTDEGQRTRLQELLQECGKPKEDFINGLLYRIKGLRKMSGPLKK